The genomic DNA CCCGAGGAGACCATCATGAACCCATCCGACCCACCGAATGCCCCGACGACCCATCACCTCGGCGATCTCCAGCTCGCCATTATGCACGTGCTGTGGGATCACGAGGAGGCCACCGTCGCTCAGGTCCATCAGGCCCTGGCGGAAGACCGGGGTCTCGCCCTGACCACCATCGCCACGATGCTGAACAAGATGGAGGTCAAGGGCGTAGTCACCCATAGAACCGAAGGCCGCCGCTTCGTCTACCGACCGGTGATCAGCGAACGGGACGTGCGCCGGGCGATGCTCGGCGACCTCACGGACCGACTGTTTGCCGGAGACGTGACGGCGGTGGTGAGCCACCTACTCGCCGAGCGCGAAGTCGACCCGCAAGAACTTTCTCAACTCCGCGCCATGATCGAGCGCTTCGACCGAGAGGAGAACGGCCGTGATTGATTGGATCCAAGCAACACCGCTGGCGACCGCCGCCGGCTGGCTCATCACCTGGACAATTCACAGCACCGTGCTCCTCGCCGTCGCCTGGGGCCTTTCGCGGCTTCTGCGCGGCCGGCGGTTGGCTCTCGAAGAATCGATCTGGCGACTCGCCATCGTCGGTTCTCTGGTCACCGCCTCCCTGCAGATCGGCGCTGGCCTCGAACCGCTGACGGCACGGTGGACTATAGCCCCTTCGACCGCAGCGGCCGTCGACACCCAGCGCCCGACCGGCGAACTCACCGCCCTGCCGCGGGTGACGGTGAACCTCCCAGCCGCTCCGGCCGAGGGTTCCCTACCGGCCACCGCGCTGTCGGCAGCGGCACCGGCAGCGGCTCTGTCGGGCGAGCAGCGGTTGCAAACCGCCGGCGTTTTTCCGGTCGCTCCGGCCGCCGCGCCGGAAGGTGTTCGCCGGCACCGCTGGGCCGCTCCCCTCCTCGCCCTGTGGCTTTGCGGAGCGCTTCTCGCCTGCCTGCCCCTGGCCCTCGCCGGCCTGCGCCTGAGCCACCATCTGCACCGCCGTCAGCCGGTGCGCCTGGGGCCCGCCGCCGAGACCTTGAAACGCCTCCTGCGGCGGCCGGAAGTACCGCGTCGTACCCGCCTGTCCGCCACCCCGCGACTCGCCGTACCGATCGCCCTGGGCTTCGTTCGCCCGGAGATCTGCCTACCGGAACGAGCACAGGAGCTGGACGGGGCGCAGCAGGCCTCACTGGTGGCCCACGAGACGGCCCACCTGGTGCGCCATGACCCGCTGTGGTTGCTGACGATGAGGTCGCTCGAAGGGGTCTTCTTCTTCCAGCCGCTGCTGCGCGTCGCCCGGCGGCGCCTCGAGGAGATCGCCGAGTTCCGCTGCGACGACTGGGCCCGGCAGCAGACCGGGCAACCGAGCGCCCTCGCCCGCTGCCTGACCGCCGTCGCCGGCTGGAGCGTCGGGGAGGCAGCGACCGTTCCCGCTCCGGGAATGGTCGGGCGACCTTCCGGTCTGAGCCGGCGGATCGAGCGGCTGCTGGACCGCGACGCCAATGCCGACCGGCCTTCCCGCTGGCTCCTGGCAGGGGGCATTGCGGCCGTTCTCCTCGCCGTGCTGGCGTTGCCGGCGGTCACCCTGACGGCGAAGGCCGGCGCCGACGACGCGCCACCGGCGGCGGAGCGGCAAGAGCCGGGGGAATCCGCCGAGTCCGTCGCCGGGGGCGATCCCGCGGGCGACGCCAACGGCGGCTGGGTGGTCGAAGGGGAGGATGGCGAAGACTGGATGGCGGCGCAGGAAGAGCGCGAGGCCCGCGACGTTGACGAAGGCTGGGACGATAGCTGGGACGAGGACCTCACCGACGAGGACCTGGTGGACTCCTGGGGCGACCACGATTGGGGCGACTTCGAGTTCCAGATGGAAGGCTTCGAAGGGTTGGCCGCACTCGAAGCCCTGCACGATCTCCAAATCGAGGGATTGGAGAACCTCGAAGGTCTGGAAGAAATCGCCGTCGAGCTGAGCACCCTGGACTTCAGCGCGCTCGAAGACCTCGGCCGGCGCTTCGAAGGCATGGACATCGGAGACCTCTACCGCAGCCTCGAAGACCTGGAGACCGACGACTTTCACCATTTCGAAGCCCTGACGGACTGGAGCCAGGACTTCGCTGAGGATTGGCAAGAGCTGGCCCAAGAAATGACCCACGACCTGGAGGAACTGCAGCACGTCGGCGACCATGCCGGCTGGGACGATGCGGCGAGCGCCGAACTCCATGCCCGCATCGCCGACATAGTCGCCGCTTCAATGCCCGATCAGGAGACCATCGAACGCCTGGCCGAAGAAGGCCGTCGCCTGGCAGAGCGGTCGCGGCCGGATCAGGCGGAGATCGACCGCCTGGTCGCCGAAGCCCGCCGGCTGGCGGAGGTGGAGCGCCCGTCGGACGCAGAGATCGAGCGTCTGCGGCAGCAGGCCCGAGAGATCGCCGAGCGCAGCCGTCCGACCGAGGAAGAACTCGAACGCCTGCGCGAGGAGGCCCGCCGCCTCGCCGCACGGCACCGCCCGAACCCCGACGAGCTGGAGCGCCTGCGGGCCGAAGCGCGGGAACTGGCCGAGCGCCACCGCCCGATTCCCGAGGAGCTGGAGCGGCTACGTACCGAGGCACGGGAACACGCCGAGCGCCACCGGCAGGAGATCGAGCGGAGCCGCGAGCGGCACCGCGAGGCCCGCGACCGCGCGGCCGAGGGTCGCGCCCGCGCCCGTGCAGAGCAAGAGCGCCGCCTGGCCGCCGAACGGAGCGAACTCGAACAGCGCCGACGCGAGCTAGAAGAGCGCGAGCGCACCCTGCGCGAGGCCGAGCGGCGCTTGGAGGAGGCATTCGAAGAGGACGGATAGCGACCGGCCGAGCGGCCCGCTTCTGACCCTTCGAGGGATCGACGAGACGTCTTCGGGCGTCTCGTCTTTTTTTTGCCGCTTTTCCGCCCGCGGCTCCCATTCGGTACGGATTGGGATTGCATCCGATTTCGCCCTGGGATCGAAAGGGTAGATGTAGTCACTCTTGGGCGCGGCCGCCCCAAGGGACCAAAGCTTAGGTCAGCAATCCAGTATCGATAACCGATGAGACTCAAGGAGTTTCCGATGAGAACTACTGTTTCCACTTCCCGCCGTAATGTCCTTCTAACCGCCGCAATCTTCCTCCTCGGCGTCACCCTGACGGCCAGCACGGCCTTCGCCGGCCATCACAAGAAGAAAGAGTCCAAGGACATCGTCGCGGTCGCCGTCGGGGCCGGTTCGTTCAATACCCTAGCGGCGGCCCTAGAAGCCGCCGATCTGGTGGGCGCCCTGCAGGGCGACGGGCCCTTCACGGTGTTCGCTCCGACGGACGACGCTTTCGCCGCCCTTCCGGACGGAACCCTCGACACCCTTCTCAAGCCTGAAAACCGCGACCAGCTCACCGCCATCCTCACCTACCACGTCGTCGCCGGCAAGGTGCCGGCTAAGGACGTCGTCAAGATGGACAGCGCCGAGACTCTGAACGGGCAATCGCTGAACTTCGAGGTGGTCGACGGCAACGTCAAGGTGAACGACGCCACCGTCGTCAAGGCAGACGTCGGCGCCAGCAACGGAGTGATCCACGTCATCGACTCGGTGCTCCTGCCAGCGGCGAACTGACGGGCCGTTCACTGCATCGTCGCGCGGGGAGGGCTTTCCTCCTCGCGCGACTTCCCGTACCATGCGCCCATGCTCCTTTCCCCCTGCCCACAGCGACACTCCCCGTGAGCCTTTTGGCCCGAATCGGTGCCGGCGACCGGCAAGCCGTAGAGCTCTGTATCGACGAATACGGTGGCTTGATCTGGAGCATTGCTCGCCGCTTGTCACCGTCTGCGGCGGACGCGGAAGACGCGGTGCAGGAAATCTTCCTCGCGGTGTGGCGCAACGCGGCGAAGTTTGATGCCTCCAAAGCCTCGGAGAAGACCTTCATCACCATGATCGCCCGCCGCCGCCTGATCGATCGCTCGCGCCGCACCCAGCGCCAGCCGGAGCTGCGCCCGCTGCCGGCCTTCGGTGAGGTGGGCTCGACCCCGCATCGTTCGATCGAACACGGAGCGGAGGCGGCGATCGCCCACAAGGCCCTCGCCAAGCTCAAACCGGAACAGCGCCGCGCCCTGCAGTTATCGATCTACTACGGTATGTCCCACAGCGAAATCGCCGAACGCACGGACACGCCCCTGGGCACGGTCAAATCCCACATCGCCCGCGGGTTGACAATGGTTCGGCAGGAACTCGCGGTCCACGAAGGCTCTTCCGGCCAGAAAGTGATGTCATGAACCGGCCCGCCGACGAACGCCTCCTCGAACTCCTCGCGCAGCGCGCGACGGAAGGTTTGGGCCTGGCCGACGGCGAGGAGCTCGCCCGCCTCCTCGACCGCGATCCCAGCTGGGCCGGCGACGAATTCGACCTGACCGCCGCGGCGATCGACGAAGCCCTGAGCGAAGCGCCGGCGGCGCTGCCGCCCGCCCTCGCCCGCCGGGTGCGCAGCGACGCAGCGAATTTCTTCCCGCCGACGGAAGAGATGCCGGCTTCCCAGGAGGAGCTGCCGGGGCAAAGGCACCCGCACGACCTGACGGCGAGTCCTGCCGCAAATCGCTGGGTGCCGTGGTTGGTGGCCGCCGCCGGCCTGCTGCTCGCCGTCGTCGCCTGGTGGCCCCAGGTCGAGGCGCCGGCGCCACCGAGTGCCGCCGAACAGCGCGCCACGCTCCTCGCCAACGCCGACGACGTCCAAACCCTGCCCTGGTCGGCGACCGAAGATCTCGCCGCCCGCGGCGCCGAAGGCGACGTAGTGTGGAGCTCCTCGCTCCAGCGCGGATTCATGCGAATCCGCGGCCTGGCGGTCAACGATCCGAATGAAAAGCAATATCAACTCTGGCTGTTCGATCAGCAGCGGGACGACCGCTACCCCATCGACGGCGGAGTGTTCGACATCCCGCCGGGGGCCGACGAAGTGATCGTCCCGATCGACGCCCGCCTTCCCTTCGAACAGCCGGCACTCTTCGCCGTCACTCTCGAACAGGCCGGCGGCGTGGTGGTGTCCGATCGCGAACGGATCGTTCTCGCGGCGGCCGTAGAGTCGTAGCTCCGCGCCCCTCAACCTGCTCTCCCCTGTCACCGACGGTAGGGCGACTCCCGCCTCTCACGGTGATGGACGAATGCCGCATGGCCCATGGAAACGGGCCGGTGAACCGAAGCATCGCTCCGATCCGCTATGATTTGCAGTAGTTTGCGGTTCCGACCATGAACGACCCACTGGCTCCATCCCGCGCCCTCCGAGTCCTGCTCATTGCGGCGTCCCTTGCCATTCTGGCCGTCGCTCTGCAGTGGGCTCAGGCCTTGCTGGTGCCGTTTCTGCTCTCGATCTTCCTGGCGGTGATCGCCGCCTCGCCGGTGGCCTGGCTGCGCCAGCGGGGCGCCCCGAACTGGCTGGCGGTGGTGACCGTCGTGTTCACCATCATGGCGGCGGTGGTCGGCCTGGCGGTATTCGTGGGTCGCACCATCAACGAGTTCACCAGCCGCATTCCGGTCTACCAACAGCGCCTCCAGGAGGAACTCGTCTCCCTTTCCGGTGAGATGGGCCAGAGGCTTTCCCTGCAAGAGATTCTCGACAGCCTGGAGCCGGGCGCCGTGATGAACGGAGTGTCGTTGCTTCTCGGGGCCTTGAGCGGGGTGCTGGGCAACGTGTTCCTGATCTTCTTCACGGTCTTCTTCCTGTTGCTCGAAGCGGCCTCGCTGCCCACCAAGATGCAGGCGGCCTTCGGCGAGGCGGGAGGCGCCCAGCGCTACTTCAAGTATTTCAATCGCGCCGCCGACGACCTCAAGCGGTATCTGAGCCTCAAGACGGCGATCAGCCTGCTGACCGGCACCATCATCGCCCTTTGGGCCACCCTGCTGGGAGTGGACTTCGCCCTCCTCTGGGGCCTAGTGGCCTTTTTGCTCAACTTCATCCCCAATATCGGCTCGATCCTCGCCGCCGTGCCGGCGGTCCTGCTGGCCTTCATCCAGTACGGACTCGGGCGGGCGCTGGTGCTGACCGCCGGCTATGTGCTGGTCAACATCGCCGTCGGCAACTTGATCGAACCGCGGATCATGGGAAAACGGCTGGGCCTCTCGACCCTCGTCGTCTTCCTCTCGCTGCTCTTCTGGGGCTGGATCTTCGGGCCGGTGGGCATGCTGCTCTCGGCACCGCTGACCCTCACCATCAAGATCGCCATGGAGGCCAATCCCTCCACACGCTGGTTCGCCATTTTGCTGGGACCGGAGATCCGGGCCGAGCCGACGTCCTCCCCCGAGCCGCGGGAGACGGTGACGGAATCGGCAGACGAGCTGCCGGCGGACGAAATGCCGCCGCTCGAATCTCCTCCATGACCCGCCGCGACGGGGACGAGCCGCGCCATCCTCACCCCGGATTCGACACCGAGCGGGCGAAGGGTAACCCCGACGACCCCCTGGCCGGCGAACCCGTCGAGCTCGAGATCACCGACACCCTCGACCTGCACAGTTTTCCGCCGCGCGAGATCGCCGCGCTGGTGCGGGACTATCTCGATGCCGCCTACGAGCGCGGACTGCGCTCCCTGCGCATCGTTCACGGACGGGGCATCGGGGTGCAGCGCAACACCGTCCGCACCCTGCTCGAACGCGATCCAAGGGTGGTCGAATACGGCGATGCACCGGCCGACGCCGGAGGCTGGGGCGCCACCCGAGTGCGGCTGCAATGAAGAACCCCATCGGCTGGCTGCCGGGGATCGTGCGCCGCCGCTGGCGCAAGCTCTCGAACATTTTGGATCGCCGATCTGTCGAGCTGGTCTACGGCCCCGGCTACGCCCTCACCCTCAACACCGGCCTGCACGACCCCCGGCGCGGCGAACGCATCCTCGCCTACCTGGAAGGACAAGACCTGGTGCGGCCGAGCCACATCCACGAGCCCGATCCGGTACCGCTTCAGCTCCTGCGGCAGATCCATCACGAGGACTACCTGGACGCCCTCCACGACCCGGCCAGCCTGTCTCGGGCGGTCGGATTCCAGCCGAGCGATGGCGAGCACAACGCGCTGATGGCGACCCAGCGACTGATGGCCGGCGGCACCCTGCTCGCCACCCGCCTGGTCGCCGTCAGCGGCGGTATCGCCGTCAACCTTGGCGGCGGACTGCACCACGCCTTTCCGGACCGCGCCGAGCGGTTCTGCGTGTTCCACGACGTCGCCGCGGCGGTCGCCGACCAGAGGCAGCGAGGGTTCGACGGCCGGATCCTGATCGTCGACCTCGACCTGCACGACGGCGACGCCACCCGCGAGCACTTCGCGGCGGACGACACCGTCCACACCTTCTCCATTCACAACCAGACCAACGGTGACGGAGAGGCCGTCGCCTCAACGGCGATCGAACTTGGCGCCGGAATCGAAGACGAGCGGTTCCTGGCGGTGCTCGACGAGAGCCTCCCCCCGCTGTTCGAGGCCTTTCGCCCGGAGCTGGTGCTCTACATCGCCGGCACCGATCCGGCGGAGGACGACAAGCTGGGCGACTGGAGCCTGTCCGCCGAGGGGCTGCTGGCGCGGGACCGGCGGGTCTATGAACTCAGCCGCCCAAGGCGGAGCCCGGAACCGGCGGACGGCGAGCCCAAGGGGGAGACGCGATTCGCCAAACGACCCCTGGTGATCGTCCTCGGCGGCGGCTACGGCAGCGACGCCTGGCGCCACACGGCGCGCACCCTCGCCTGGATGTTGACCGGCGATGCCCTGGAACCACCCACCACCGAGGCCCTCACCCTCGCCGGCTACCGCCGCCTCGCTGCCCACTTTCGGCCGGCGGAACTCACCGGTGAGGATCCCGACGATTGGGGCCTCTCGGAGGAAGACATTCTCGGCGCCCTCGGCAGCCCGCGACGGCGCTCGGAACGCTTCCTCGGCTACTACTCGCAGCACGGCATCGAGCTGGCCCTGGAGCGGGCTGGCCTGTTCGATCGCCTGCGCGCCCTCGGCTACCGGCAACCGGTGCTCGACTTCGACCTTTCCGGCGCCGATGGCGAGACGATGCGGGTGTTCGGCAGCCCGCGACGGCGACACCTGTTGATGGAACTCAAGGTGCGGCGCGACAAGGCGTCCCTGCCGCCGCACGAGATGCTGCGGGTGGAGTGGCTGCTACTCCAGAACCCCCGCCGGGAGTTCTCGGATCGGCAGCCGCGCCTGCCGGGACAGCAGCATCCGGGATTGGGCATGTTGCGCGACCTGATCGCTCTGCTCGTGCTGGTGTGCGATCGCCAACAGCTCGACGGCTTGCTCTTCGTACCGTCTCACTACCATACGGCCAGCCAGTCGCGCCGGGTGTTGCGCTTCGTCCACCCGCAGGACGAAGGGCGATTCCGCGCTCTGCGCTCAGCTCTCGGTGGCCTGCCCCTGGCACAAGCCACCGGCGCCGTCGACGAGGGCAGGGTGCAAAATCTCGATACCGGCGAGCCCTTCCGCTGGCAGCCGGTGCCGATGGTGCTGCCGATTTCCGACGAGCTGGAATCCCGAATGCACGGTGATACCTACGAGGAAGAAGCGGAAGCCGTTCGGGGGAACACACGCCTCGAACTCCGGCCGGCGACGGCCGGCTGAAACGAACCGCTCGCCGGCGGCGTAGGGAGCGAACATGAAGAACAAACTCGCCGGTCCGGCCGCCGCTCGCCCTCTCCTTCTCGTTTTCGTCTCGTTGCTGATCGCCGGCTGTGCCTCCGACACCGCCTCGGTCGATTCGGCGGAGGCGAGGTCGGGGTTCGATCTGGTGATCCGCCACGCTACCCTCGTGTCGCCGGAACGCGAAGCGCCTCTCGAAAACGCCTGGATCGCCATCGCCGGCGGGCGCATCGCGTCCATCGGCCGGGAAACCGAGGGCGCCCCTGAGGCGGAACGAGTACTCGATGCCAACGGCGGGTTCGTCACCCCCGGCCTGATCGACGCTCACGTCCACCTGGCCAGCGTACCGGGAATCCCCCTGCCCCCGCCGGCACCGCTCGAACCCCTGGTCGAGGTCTACCAACGCCAGCTTCCGAAGAGCTATCTCTACTTCGGATTCACCACCCTGATCGACCTCAACGTAGTCGATCCCGAACCGATCCGACGGATGCGCGGCGCGAACCTGGCGCCGGACGTCTACGACTGCGGCGGCGCTCTGGCCCTGGCGAACGGCTACCCGATGGCCTTCCTGCCGCCGGCGGTGGCCTTCGACCTCTACCCCAACTTTCTGTGGGACCCGCGGCAGGCAGAGCGCATCCCGCGGCGCTTCCGGCCGGAAGACCACGCACCGGCCACCGCCGTCGAGCGGGTGGCCGCCGGCGGCGCGATCTGCGTCAAGGTGTTTGCCGAGGACGGCTTCGGCCCGGTCAAGCGCTGGCCGACCCCCACCGCCGAGATGGTGCGCGAGATCGTCGCCGCGGGCCATCGGCACGGCCTCACCGTGAGCCTGCACGCCAACTCCTACGAGTTCCACCGCTTCGCCACCGAAACCGGCGCCGACGTGGTAGTCCACGGCATGTGGAACTGGGACGGCCTGGCGGTGCCGGAAGGCGGCGGTTTGCCGCAGGAGATCCGGCAGGTCCTCGACCAGGAAATTGCGCAGAAGATCGGCGTGATGCCCACCGCGCGGGTGATGTCCGGTCTCCAGGCGATGTTCGATCCGGCCTTCCTCGACGATCCGCAGCTCACGGCGGTGCTGCCGGCAGCGCTGATCGACTGGTATCGCAGCGCCGACGGGAAGTGGTTCCGCGAGGAACTGCGCAACGACTTCGGCGGCGCACCGGACGAACGCGTGCGCGCCGCCCTCGGCGGAGGTATCGCGCAGGGCGCCGCGGTGATCGACCACCTCGCCCGCCACGGCGGCCGGCTGCTTTTCGGCAGCGACACCCCGTCGTCGCCGACCTACGGCAACCCTCCGGGCTACAACGGCTTCCTGGAGATGCGAGAGCTCACCCGGGCGGGAATGACCCCGGCGCAGATTTTCCGTGCCGCCACTCTCGAGAACGCCCGCGCCTTCCACCTGGAAGACCGACTCGGCACCGTGGAGCCGGGAAAGACCGCCCACCTCCTCGTCCTGCGACAGAACCCACTCAATTCGGTGGAGGCCTACGACTCCCTCGCCACGGTGATCGTGCGAGGCCGGCCGGTGAAACGGTCGCAGCTAGCAGCGAATGGCCCGTCCGGCGAATAGAAAGCCTCAGGTCCAGCGCAGGATCCAAGCCAGCAGGTACAGCACCAGCGCCAGCGCGATGCCATAGAAAGGTGAGCTGAACCAGTAACGCCAGGCCAGCCACAGGTAGGCGCAGAGCACTACCAACCCCAATGCGAGAAGGTACTCGGAGCTGAAGAGGAGCGGGCCATGCTGCAGTGCGAGGTATCCGTAGCTCGCAGCAAAGAGCATCGCGCCCAGGCTGTGGCTGGCGTTGAAACCGATCCACGCCTTCCAGACGGTCGTCTGCCGGGTGATGCCCAAGGTCGACCGCTGGAGGCGCGCGGTCAGCTCCGCGTCGCGGGGCTGGAGCTGTCGGCCCCGAAACGTGAACAGCAGATGGACCGTGCCGAGGGCGAAGACCACCGCCGCACTGGCGATCATCAAGTAGGGAGCCAAAGCGCTCATCGCCGGCGCCTCCTCGGCACGCGCTTCTCGCCCAGAAAAATGGTGTGCCAGGTACCCTTCGAGCCGCGCGACCGCACCGCCTCGGCCCGCGCCTCGAAGCCGGCCACGCGCAGCTTCTTGACGAAGGCCTTGTCCTGAAAAGCCGACCACACGGCGAGCATGCCGCCGGGATTTAGGGACTCGAAGAGAGCGGCCAGGCCGGCCCGGCCATAGAGCCAGCCGTTGGTCTCCAGGCACCAGGCCGAGGGGCCGTTGTCGACATCGAGCAAGATGGCGTCGAAGGCGGCCTTGGGTGCGAGGCAGCGGCGCACATCCCCCACCGCCAAGTTCACCCTGGAATCCGTCAGGGTGCGGCGGTAGATCCCGCCGAGCACCTCGCGGTTCCACTCGGCGACGATCGGAAACTTCTCCGCCACCACCACCTCGGCCACCTGGGGCAGCTCTTCGAGCACCGCCCGCACCGTGAAGCCGAATCCCAGACCACCTACGAGCACCCGCGGCGCCGGCCGCTTCGCCAGGCCGGCACAGCCCAACGCGGCCAGCGCCCGTTCGGAGCCGGGATCGCGGCTCCCCATCAACTCCGCGCCGTCGAGGTAGATCCAGACATCGTCGCCGCGGCGATGCAGGGTCAGCGCCTTGCCGTCCGGGGTGGTGACTTCGCCGAGGGTTTCGAAGGTCTTCATGGCGTCACAGCCCGAGCACAAGTTGAAGCCCGTTCGCCACCCGAACCATCCACCGGGCAGGCAAGAGGGAAACGGCTTCCGCAAGGAAGCTGCGATCGATTGTGACGAGCTGAGACACGTTGGCTACAGAGTCCCTCGAGAGATGGGTGGCCGACTTTGGCAAGACGAGGTTGCCGGGAGCCTCGGCCAGTCGAAGATTGCTGGTCAAGACCACGGCAATGACCGTTCGGATTCGACTGCGGTTGAACTCGTCGGATTGAACCACCAGTACAGGACGTTGAGATCCCGGTCCGGATCCTCTCGGATCCGACAGTGCGGCCCACCAGATCTCGCCCCGCTTTATCACCAGTCGTCATCGGGCAGAGAGGCCGACTGCATTGCGGAAGTCTCCTCGGAAAGTTCCGAGTCTTCCGCGGCATAGACTCGATCCAGCGCTTCCCGTACCCCGAGATCACGACGCGCCCGAACGAACTCCCGGACGGCTTCCGCATAGAGCTTGCTGCGGGAGACTCCCAGACGTCGTGCGAGGTCCTCCGCGCTCTCGAAATCGGCGTCGGGTATCGAGATGGCTGTTTTCATGCCCTTAGTATAACTCAGGTATAACCTCCCGGCAACGCTAGAATACGAATGACTATTACGTCCAGGCCTACCAGCAGCTCGCCTCGATCAGCGCGGTGCTAGGCGGCCTCGCCTTCACCGCCGCCGCGGCGCTGCTGGCGGCCGGCACGGGAACCCGAGACCCCAGTGCTCTCTCCCGCTCGGCCAAGGTCACCGTCGCCACCGCCATCGCCGGCGCCTTGTGCCTGGTATCCGCCGCCCTCATGTGGTCCTTCATGTCGGCAGACATGAGCCGCGCTCTAGCGAAGGAGAACGTGGATCTCGCCAACCGCATCGCCCAACTGAACCGCTGGCCCTCGTATGGGCTCCTCGCCGGCGTCGTCGGATTCTTCACCAGCATCGGCGCCAGCGGCTGGATCGCCTCGCGCAAACTGGGCCTCTTCACCACCGTCTTGGCTCTCGCCGGAGGACTCGCCCTGGTACAGATGCTGTTTTGGTTCGCGGACTTCTAGCCAGGTTGCCAGCGCGGTGGCCTCCGCTGATGGTCTGTCGGGCAAGCGCCGAGCACCGGCCAGGGGTCAGCCCGCTTCGGCCGCCGCCGCGAAGGCGACGCCGGCGAGTTCTTTGGCATGGCGGCGGACGTCCGCCGGCCAGGCGCCGATGAGTTCGCGAAAGCGTTCCGCATCGCCGGCGAAGAGCGCCCTGATGGCCTCCTCGAAACCCACGGCATCGCCCGCCATGACCGAAAGAAACCGGTAGGCCGACTCCTGCGCCCGCCGCAGCGAGACCTTGCCCACCTCCTCTTTCCGCGCTGCGTCCACCAACCGGCGGAGGGTGACGGAAGCGCTCCCCGGCTGCTCTGCCAACCACTCCCAGTGGCGCGGAAGTAAGGTCACCTCGCGCGCCACCACGCCGAGCTTCGGTCTCCCGGGTCCGCGACGCACGGTGGGCGTAGGGCCATCGCCCTTCACCGGCGGCGGAGCCAGCCGCGCCCGCACCTCTTCGTCGGTGCCGCGCAGGTCGAGTTCGAAGGGTCGGCTGGTGACCGCATCGAATACCAGCACCGGCCGCTCCTCTCCAGGATCGGTCCGGCGCTTGAGGGCCAGCGCCACATCTGGTGGTGCGCCTCGCTCCACCAGCTCATCGCCGACAAAGGCCACGAGGGACGGCTGTTCTCTGGGATCCATCTGGGGTTCGCAGGACATCGCTCGAATCTCCTTTAGGGGTTCATCCGTCGGCCCGCAATGTACTCGGATTCGATCCTGCTTGTCAATTTTATCCGGGTAAAATTGACTCCGGCCGCAAAGAGGCCGATCTCATCGCAGAGGTCTGCCCCCGTCGCTAGCCCGCTGCGAGCTCTCTAAGCAAGGATTTCGGCGCCTGCAACCGATAGCTCTCGTCCAACCAACGCTCCAACAATCCCTCCGGCGGCACCTCTTCGGGATCGAACTTCAAAGTCGTCCAGCCGGACATCCCCACGCTCCACCGCCCGGCCCTGGGCTTCGCCAGAGCAGTCGCTTCTTCGAGCGCCGGGCCGAGCTTCACCATGACGTTGTATTCGTCCGTTTTCTCTCCCAGAAAGAGGAAACTCTTGTTGCGTACCTTGAAGCTTCGCTTGACGCAGGAGTCGCCCTCCACGACCTCGGGGAATGCCAAAGCGCGGGCGCGAAGGGCCAGGATGACGGGGTGCTGGAACTCTGATTCGCTCATGGCCTGCAGGCTAGCACTCCGCGGCGCGCGCTGGGTTCTAGTCGAGAGGTTGGGTGGGTCCACCGCTGCACGAAAGGCGCCCTTCGTCGATCAGGCGAGCGAGGCCCAAAAGAGCCGACACGGCGTGCTGCGAGGTGTCGATGCGTAGCTGAAAATCGGTGAGGCTACGGCGAAAGCCGCCGAGCACCCGCTCCGGTTCGGCGAGGAAAAGGGCCGAGGGAGCTTCGAACTGGGTGCGCAGCAGGTAGTCCGCCGCCGCGCAGACCGCTTCTTCTCCGCCACCGGCATCGCCGAGAAGATCCACTACCGCCACCATGCCTTCGAGGCGCGTCGAAGTCGGCGCCGAGCGCGGCGGCCGGTAGAAACCGCCAGCCCAATCCGGCGGCTCCAGACC from Acidobacteriota bacterium includes the following:
- a CDS encoding MmcQ/YjbR family DNA-binding protein, which gives rise to MSESEFQHPVILALRARALAFPEVVEGDSCVKRSFKVRNKSFLFLGEKTDEYNVMVKLGPALEEATALAKPRAGRWSVGMSGWTTLKFDPEEVPPEGLLERWLDESYRLQAPKSLLRELAAG
- a CDS encoding DUF2239 family protein, which gives rise to MSCEPQMDPREQPSLVAFVGDELVERGAPPDVALALKRRTDPGEERPVLVFDAVTSRPFELDLRGTDEEVRARLAPPPVKGDGPTPTVRRGPGRPKLGVVAREVTLLPRHWEWLAEQPGSASVTLRRLVDAARKEEVGKVSLRRAQESAYRFLSVMAGDAVGFEEAIRALFAGDAERFRELIGAWPADVRRHAKELAGVAFAAAAEAG